A section of the Phaseolus vulgaris cultivar G19833 chromosome 8, P. vulgaris v2.0, whole genome shotgun sequence genome encodes:
- the LOC137827277 gene encoding uncharacterized protein, with amino-acid sequence MFFFFVGGLQQEVRQVLKSGVSKCTYCGNSVDLVNSDKVLNLFFVPVWRWPAKDPLFHCSYCKNFSSYNYSLPPTSESPAAVAEALRCRFCDREVEADFRFCPFCGSDL; translated from the coding sequence atgttcttcttcttcgtgGGAGGGTTACAGCAAGAGGTGCGACAGGTTCTGAAATCCGGTGTGAGCAAGTGCACGTACTGCGGCAACAGCGTCGATCTCGTGAACTCCGACAAGGTTCTCAATCTCTTCTTCGTTCCCGTGTGGCGGTGGCCGGCCAAGGATCCTCTCTTCCATTGCTCATATTGTAAGAACTTCTCTTCCTACAATTACTCTCTGCCGCCCACCTCCGAATCGCCGGCAGCGGTGGCCGAAGCCTTGCGCTGCCGCTTCTGCGACCGCGAGGTGGAGGCGGACTTCCGATTCTGCCCCTTCTGCGGATCCGATCTGTGA
- the LOC137827276 gene encoding chlorophyllide a oxygenase, chloroplastic-like encodes MLLFSSLLHTHSPFFSAMNAIATASALSLPIFLRASKFDTKRDLKCRFKVFAVYGEEDKKNSWGALFDVEDPRSKITQNKGKVLDVYQALEVARHDIQYLDWRARQDVLTIMLLHEKVVEVLNPLAREFKSIGTLKKELAGLQDELEHAHRQVHISEARVTTALDKLAYMEELVNDKLLQDRSPAEISQTSSSPSTSANSVVTEKRRQPRKNLNISGPVQSYHPHLKNFWYPVAFSSNLKDDTMIPIECFEEPWVIFRGKDGKPGCVQNTCAHRACPLHLGSVNEGRIQCPYHGWEYTTDGKCEKMPSTRLLNVKIKSVPCFEKEGMIWIWPGNEPPTATLPSLLPPSGFEIHAEIVMELPIEHGLLLDNLLDLAHAPFTHTSTFAKGWSVPSLVKFLTPASGLQGYWDPYPIDMEFRPPCMVLSTIGISKPGKLEGQNTRECSTHLHQLHVCLPSSKQKTRLLYRMSLDFAPLLKHIPLMQYLWKHFAEQVLNEDLRLVVGQQERMNNGANVWNFPVSYDKLGVRYRLWRDALERGDKQLPFTS; translated from the exons atgcttctcttctcttctcttcttcacACCCACTCTCCTTTCTTCTCCGCCATGAATGCCATCGCTACTGCTTCAGCTCTCTCTCTTCCAATTTTCCTTAGAGCTTCCAAATTTGACACAAAAAGG GATTTGAAATGTAGATTTAAAGTGTTTGCTGTATATGGAGAAGAAGACAAGAAAAATTCATGGGGTGCGCTTTTTGATGTTGAGGATCCAAGATCCAAGATTACACAGAATAAAGGGAAGGTTTTGGATGTATATCAAGCCCTGGAAGTGGCAAGACATGATATTCAGTACTTAGATTGGCGAGCTCGGCAAGATGTGCTTACAATCATGCTCCTCCATGAAAAG GTGGTTGAAGTACTCAATCCTCTAGCTCGTGAATTTAAATCAATTGGCACCTTGAAAAAGGAGCTAGCTGGGTTGCAGGATGAATTAGAACACGCACACAGACAG GTTCATATATCTGAAGCAAGGGTTACCACTGCTTTAGATAAGCTTGCTTATATGGAAGAATTGGTAAATGATAAGCTGTTGCAAGACAGAAGCCCAGCTGAAATTTCCCAAACATCATCTTCTCCCAGTACATCTGCAAATTCTGTAGTTACAGAAAAGAGAAGGCAGCCACGGAAAAACTTGAACATATCAGGCCCAGTTCAGTCATACCATCCCCACTTGAAGAATTTCTGGTATCCTGTTGCTTTCTCTAGCAACCTAAAGGATGATACCATG ATCCCAATAGAATGTTTTGAGGAACCATGGGTTATCTTCAGAGGGAAAGATGGAAAGCCTGGATGTGTCCAGAATACTTGTGCACACAGAGCCTGTCCTCTGCACCTTGGTTCAGTAAATGAGGGTCGTATCCAATGCCCCTACCATG GCTGGGAATATACCACTGATGGAAAATGTGAGAAAATGCCATCTACTCGACTTCTGAATGTGAAAATAAAGTCAGTTCCATGCTTTGAAAAGGAGGGAATGATCTGGATTTGGCCTGGCAATGAACCACCAACAGCTACCCTTCCATCTTTACTACCTCCTTCTGGATTTGAAATCCATGCTGAG ATTGTGATGGAACTTCCAATCGAGCATGGTTTACTTTTGGACAATCTTTTGGATCTTGCCCATGCCCCTTTTACTCACACTTCAACATTCGCTAAAGGATGGAGTGTTCCCAG CTTGGTGAAATTTTTGACACCTGCATCTGGCCTGCAAGGATACTGGGACCCTTATCCTATTGATATGGAGTTTCGACCACCTTGCATGGTTCTATCAACCATTGGAATTTCAAAGCCTGGGAAACTGGAGGGACAAAACACCAGGGAATGTTCAACGCACCTGCACCAACTACATGTCTGTTTACcatcttcaaaacaaaagacaaGATTGCTATATAGAATGTCACTGGATTTCGCTCCTCTGCTTAAGCATATACCTTTAATGCAATACCTATGGAAGCATTTCGCAGAACAG gttttaaatgaGGATCTGCGGCTAGTGGTGGGGCAGCAGGAACGAATGAACAATGGTGCAAATGTATGGAATTTTCCAGTATCCTATGACAAGCTTGGGGTGAGATACAGATTGTGGAGAGATGCATTAGAGCGAGGAGATAAACAACTACCATTCACCTCCTAG
- the LOC137824485 gene encoding filament-like plant protein, which translates to MMDKKRWLWKRKSSEKSPGETESSGSVSSHSERYSDEQEALKESPSRSNHSPDVTSKATVYAEEVDHSSFIYEQLPEEVTSKTVPGTGISSDGSSEKDENENIKDVKEDVLNDELRNMSEKLSAELVNVNAKEDLVKQHAKVAEEAIAGWEKAENEVAVLKKQLDTVILRNSVLEDRVTHLDGALKECVRQLRQTREEQEENIYDAVAQKTQELESVKIKLESKLTELQKKLDASEAKSSVDFDMYRKVECLEKENLALRHEILVQSEELEIRTIERDLSTQAAETASKQHLENIKKVAKLEAECRRLRSVASRSSLVKDHKSIVQSSFSVESLTDSQSDSAEPHTAVEIESHKMNGSEPNKSEPSCSDSWASALIAELDQFKNEKCRQTPTSSVKLDLMDDFLEMERLVALPETKKESLVQESVVTNQCINKESSLSREFEIMNQHMDELKVKLEKVEADKAELEIALMKSEEYIEESQLQLRDAGEKLEELQRELENAYNSKQRVEDHLLDIVAEAQTLSVKIEFLESEVDKERAVSSEIAMKFRDLEEELERKSAEVDSLEAEFDKKNDVSNKIAMKCKDLEKELESKSDKVDLLEAEIAKEREESDKIAKNLKDLKEVLDRKSAKVDMLEAEVAKERDVSDKIAKKCKDLEEVLGSKSAKVELLEAEVDKERTLSGKISMNCKELEEKLERKSAKVDLLEEEVHKERTTSKEIAMKCRELEEELLRSTASSYGEKKIKQEDLTLAAGKLAECQKTIASLGNQLKSLATLEDFLIDTASIPASPSLTAQAQAQAGGEMWKFHSNGTFSPKRDSSSSRLADGNSCPSLNKNEETSPFSSSSSTSSPAMPNHVSSERSRNGFAKFFSRTKSGIRLEI; encoded by the exons ATGATGGATAAGAAGAGATGGCTATGGAAGAGGAAGTCTTCTGAGAAGAGCCCTGGTGAAACTGAAAGTTCAGGATCTGTTTCTTCTCATTCCGAGAGGTACTCAGATGAACAG GAGGCATTGAAGGAATCTCCTAGTAGAAGCAATCATTCACCTGATGTCACATCAAAAGCTACAGTCTATGCAGAAGAAGTTGACCATAGTTCATTTATCTATGAACAATTGCCTGAAGAAGTCACCTCTAAAACTGTACCAGGTACAGGCATTTCTAGTGATGGTTCATCAGAGAAGGACGAAAATGAAAACATAAAAGATGTAAAGGAAGATGTTCTAAATGATGAGTTGAGGAACATGTCAGAGAAGCTATCCGCTGAACTAGTGAATGTCAATGCCAAAGAAGACTTGGTTAAGCAGCATGCCAAAGTTGCTGAAGAAGCCATTGCAG GCTGGGAAAAGGCTGAAAATGAAGTGGCAGTTTTAAAGAAGCAACTTGACACAGTCATTCTCAGGAATTCAGTTTTGGAAGATCGAGTCACTCATCTAGACGGAGCACTTAAGGAGTGTGTTAGGCAGCTAAGACAGACAAGGGAAGAGCAGGAAGAGAATATTTATGATGCTGTAGCACAAAAGACACAAGAATTGGAATCAGTCAAAATTAAACTTGAGAGCAAACTCACTGAGCtccaaaaaaaattagatgCTTCTGAGGCCAAGTCTTCTGTTGACTTTGATATGTATCGAAAGGTAGAATGTTTGGAGAAAGAGAACTTGGCCCTCAGGCATGAGATTCTTGTTCAATCAGAAGAGCTGGAAATCAGGACAATTGAGAGGGATCTAAGCACTCAAGCTGCTGAGACAGCTAGCAAGCAGCATTTGGAAAACATCAAGAAAGTAGCCAAGCTTGAAGCTGAATGCCGGAGATTGAGGAGTGTGGCTTCAAGATCTTCCTTAGTTAAGGATCATAAATCCATTGTTCAGTCCTCATTCAGTGTTGAATCTCTAACAGATAGTCAATCAGACAGTGCAGAGCCGCATACTGCAGTGGAAATTGAATCTCACAAGATGAATGGCTCAGAACCAAACAAGTCTGAGCCAAGTTGTTCTGACTCGTGGGCATCTGCACTAATTGCTGAGCTTGATCAGTTTAAGAATGAAAAGTGCAGACAAACTCCAACCAGTTCTGTTAAACTTGATCTCATGGACGATTTTCTTGAAATGGAACGCCTTGTTGCATTGCCTGAAACTAAGAAGGAAAGCTTGGTTCAAGAGTCAGTTGTTACCAATCAATGCATAAACAAAGAAAGCTCTCTCAGCAGAGAGTTTGAGATCATGAATCAGCACATGGATGAGTTAAAAGTGAAGTTAGAGAAGGTGGAAGCTGATAAAGCTGAACTAGAGATAGCTTTGATGAAAAGTGAAGAGTATATTGAGGAATCACAACTTCAGTTGAGGGACGCAGGAGAGAAATTGGAGGAGTTGCAAAGAGAGCTAGAAAATGCCTACAATTCAAAGCAAAGGGTAGAAGATCACCTACTGGACATAGTGGCTGAGGCTCAAACATTATCTGTGAAGATTGAATTCTTAGAATCTGAGGTTGATAAGGAGAGGGCTGTGTCAAGTGAGATTGCAATGAAGTTTAGGGACTTGGAGGAAGAGTTGGAAAGAAAATCTGCAGAGGTTGACTCATTAGAAGCAGAGTTTGATAAGAAGAATGATGTGtcaaataaaattgcaatgaAGTGTAAGGACCTGGAGAAAGAGCTAGAAAGTAAATCCGACAAGGTTGACTTGTTAGAAGCAGAGATTGCTAAGGAAAGGGAGGAGTCAGATAAAATTGCCAAAAATTTGAAGGACCTGAAGGAAGTGCTAGACAGAAAATCTGCAAAGGTTGACATGTTAGAAGCAGAAGTTGCTAAGGAGAGGGATGTGTCTGATAAGATTGCAAAAAAGTGTAAGGACCTGGAGGAAGTGCTAGGGAGCAAATCTGCAAAGGTTGAGTTATTAGAAGCAGAAGTTGATAAAGAGAGGACTTTGTCAGGTAAAATTTCAATGAATTGTAAGGAGCTGGAGGAGAAGCTAGAAAGGAAATCTGCAAAGGTTGACTTGTTAGAAGAAGAGGTTCATAAGGAGAGGACTACTTCAAAAGAAATTGCAATGAAGTGTAGGGAATTGGAGGAAGAATTGCTCAGGTCAACAGCTAGCTCATATGGAGAAAAGAAGATTAAGCAG GAGGACCTAACACTGGCTGCTGGAAAGCTTGCTGAGTGCCAGAAAACAATAGCATCTTTGGGAAATCAGTTGAAATCCCTGGCTACACTGGAAGATTTCCTTATTGACACTGCAAGCATTCCTGCTAGTCCATCACTCACTGCTCAGGCTCAGGCTCAGGCTGGTGGGGAGATGTGGAAGTTTCATTCCAATGGCACATTTTCACCTAAAAGAGATTCCAGTTCTTCAAGGTTGGCTGATGGTAACTCTTGTCCATCCTTAAACAAAAATGAGGAGACCTCACCgttttcatcatcttcatcaacATCATCACCCGCTATGCCAAATCATGTCAGTTCTGAGAGGAGTAGAAATGGCTTTGCAAAATTTTTCTCCAGAACCAAGAGTGGGATCCGGCTAGAAATTTAG